From a single Paenibacillus sp. FSL W8-0426 genomic region:
- a CDS encoding DUF4352 domain-containing protein encodes MWILIGFVVVVIGAITLTLSNPLSSRVTESVPVTATPGLNSEIEVGTFAVTVHSVDESEASSNGVKTVTLDMSARNDADKAGSFTSDQVKLRDSAGREYEPKLGGLGNMTINPGITEKGTVSFEVSESAEITEALIRADMFDMGGADYVRVDLTKGDPAQ; translated from the coding sequence ATGTGGATATTAATTGGATTCGTTGTCGTTGTTATTGGCGCGATAACCCTAACACTTAGTAATCCGTTGAGTAGCCGTGTAACCGAATCTGTTCCCGTTACTGCTACGCCTGGTTTGAATAGCGAGATCGAGGTTGGTACGTTTGCAGTTACGGTACATAGCGTGGACGAATCGGAAGCCAGCAGCAACGGAGTCAAAACGGTAACACTCGATATGTCCGCGCGCAATGATGCGGATAAGGCCGGATCGTTTACGTCAGACCAAGTTAAATTGCGTGATTCCGCGGGCAGAGAGTACGAACCCAAACTCGGCGGCCTCGGTAACATGACGATCAATCCGGGCATTACCGAAAAGGGAACGGTGAGTTTCGAAGTTTCTGAGAGCGCCGAAATCACTGAGGCTTTGATTCGCGCAGATATGTTCGATATGGGCGGCGCCGACTACGTACGCGTCGACCTTACGAAAGGAGACCCCGCGCAATGA
- a CDS encoding N-acetylmuramoyl-L-alanine amidase, which translates to MNYRKDYIPKTTANSRRPGHAMNATTITIHNTGNEKSSAANERAWLTNPSNTRTASFHIVVDEREAIECVPLNENAWHAGDGSGASSGNRTSIGIEICESGNYAKTLDNAATLVASMLKERGWGVDRLRRHFDWSGKICPRLMYDNGAWTGWGLFKAAVAAKLNEKVAESDVKKDVIVSVVVNGKKVTDGVLDGGTTYTPARAVAEALGAKVTWDAKTKTVTITKEAK; encoded by the coding sequence GTGAACTACCGCAAGGATTATATTCCGAAAACTACCGCAAACAGCCGGCGACCCGGCCATGCTATGAACGCGACAACAATTACGATCCATAATACGGGCAACGAAAAGAGCTCGGCCGCTAACGAACGCGCCTGGCTAACGAATCCGTCGAACACGCGCACGGCGTCGTTCCATATCGTTGTGGATGAACGCGAGGCCATCGAGTGTGTTCCGCTGAACGAGAACGCATGGCACGCAGGCGACGGTAGCGGAGCCAGTTCCGGCAACCGTACGTCAATCGGCATCGAAATTTGCGAATCCGGCAACTACGCGAAGACTCTCGATAACGCCGCGACACTCGTTGCGTCGATGTTGAAAGAGCGCGGATGGGGCGTCGATCGCTTGCGCCGGCACTTCGATTGGTCCGGCAAAATCTGCCCGCGCTTAATGTACGATAACGGCGCGTGGACCGGTTGGGGCCTGTTTAAAGCGGCGGTCGCTGCGAAACTAAACGAAAAGGTGGCGGAATCCGACGTGAAGAAAGACGTAATCGTAAGCGTAGTGGTTAACGGCAAAAAGGTAACGGACGGCGTGCTTGACGGCGGCACCACGTATACACCTGCGCGGGCAGTCGCCGAGGCGTTAGGCGCGAAGGTAACGTGGGACGCGAAGACAAAAACGGTGACGATTACGAAGGAGGCGAAATAA
- a CDS encoding BhlA/UviB family holin-like peptide — translation MAEMDIAKYFLTQGPFAILFVWLLIYVMKTNREREKSMQEENREREGRLQALLDKFSEKYDLIIGEIREMKERLPREKD, via the coding sequence ATGGCGGAAATGGACATCGCTAAATACTTTCTTACGCAGGGGCCATTCGCGATCTTATTCGTGTGGCTCCTTATTTACGTCATGAAGACGAATAGGGAACGCGAAAAGAGTATGCAGGAGGAGAACCGCGAACGTGAGGGACGCCTTCAAGCGCTACTCGATAAGTTCTCCGAAAAGTACGATCTCATTATCGGAGAAATACGCGAGATGAAAGAGCGTCTTCCTCGCGAAAAGGATTAA
- a CDS encoding CD1375 family protein, giving the protein MLAIAPVYASLIRKKLRTLDSVPDVEGLREQVAGLLGEEATA; this is encoded by the coding sequence ATGCTTGCGATTGCACCGGTTTATGCGTCACTTATCCGTAAGAAGCTGCGGACACTGGATAGCGTTCCAGATGTCGAAGGGCTCCGTGAACAAGTAGCGGGACTACTTGGCGAGGAGGCGACGGCTTAA
- a CDS encoding pyocin knob domain-containing protein, translating to MATTPNLGLPLIDGAMTADVPRDMNALANAVDTAVEAAIDEAVSGVTVPDASLTQKGIVQLSNKTDGTSQSLAPTEKAVSDARQAAISAAATDATTKANAAEANAKSYVDAKTWQKNKLTNDDGLVLNISNQNLNNVVKTGFYAGENITNAPGTAVGSWWYVEVFAMSGSHIKQIAMNLFDNTYQQRTNNGSGWSAWSPDLFTSVSNGKASVAAAITGKGVPTAADAPFATMAANINAIQVGPKYAMGTAVGGSTPRIFTHLDGSASMVYIQVSGLGFRPNRIVIKRVFDAGTTEAAHADLGVYDWGTRQAAPSSTVGNNYNYMTYDLKRGFYVFEMSGALTTSSAAYVNDTGFLLPVNAGVNYVWEAYGV from the coding sequence ATGGCAACAACGCCAAATTTAGGACTCCCGCTAATCGATGGCGCGATGACGGCCGATGTGCCGCGTGACATGAACGCGCTGGCTAATGCGGTGGACACTGCGGTCGAGGCGGCGATTGACGAGGCTGTTTCGGGGGTAACGGTGCCTGACGCGAGCTTGACGCAGAAGGGTATCGTGCAGCTATCGAACAAAACAGATGGCACGTCCCAATCGTTGGCGCCGACGGAGAAAGCGGTGAGTGACGCCCGTCAAGCTGCTATTAGCGCGGCAGCAACTGACGCAACGACAAAGGCGAATGCGGCGGAGGCAAACGCAAAAAGCTATGTGGATGCGAAGACGTGGCAAAAGAATAAACTCACCAACGACGATGGGTTGGTCCTAAATATTTCGAATCAAAATCTTAACAATGTAGTCAAGACAGGATTTTACGCAGGCGAGAATATTACTAATGCGCCAGGTACGGCGGTAGGGTCTTGGTGGTACGTCGAAGTTTTCGCGATGAGCGGGTCCCACATTAAACAAATTGCGATGAACTTGTTTGATAATACGTACCAGCAACGAACAAATAACGGAAGCGGATGGTCGGCGTGGAGTCCTGACCTTTTTACATCTGTCAGTAACGGTAAAGCATCAGTTGCCGCTGCGATTACTGGCAAAGGAGTACCAACAGCGGCAGACGCTCCATTCGCAACGATGGCGGCGAATATCAACGCTATTCAAGTGGGGCCGAAGTATGCTATGGGAACAGCGGTGGGCGGCTCTACACCCAGAATATTTACGCACTTAGACGGTAGCGCCAGCATGGTGTATATACAGGTGTCCGGCCTAGGGTTTAGGCCTAACCGTATAGTCATAAAGCGTGTATTTGACGCAGGTACAACCGAGGCGGCTCACGCTGACTTGGGCGTTTACGATTGGGGCACACGCCAGGCCGCACCGTCGTCCACCGTCGGAAATAACTACAACTATATGACGTATGACCTGAAAAGAGGATTTTATGTTTTCGAGATGTCCGGGGCGTTAACGACATCTTCGGCGGCTTATGTAAATGATACGGGGTTTTTGCTACCAGTCAATGCTGGCGTCAATTATGTGTGGGAAGCATACGGAGTTTAA
- a CDS encoding putative phage tail protein — MRTLTDIKRDMFDYVPLYYRDSLVAGGILNAEAIEFAKLNADIYDVLDQFFIDTATWGLARWERIFGVTPEPGATYAQRREVLRGKLRGVGKVSVSLIENVAEAYANGDVDVTVDSAAYTLTITFVGVYGVPDQIDALKANLRDIIPAHMAIDYVFRYYTYAELTGSGKTYADLTGYTYDDIYNRRL, encoded by the coding sequence GTGAGGACGCTAACGGATATCAAGCGTGACATGTTCGATTATGTGCCGCTGTATTACCGCGACTCGCTCGTGGCTGGCGGCATTCTTAACGCCGAGGCTATCGAGTTTGCGAAGCTTAATGCGGACATTTACGACGTGCTCGATCAGTTTTTTATCGACACGGCTACGTGGGGCCTAGCGCGATGGGAGCGCATATTCGGCGTGACTCCGGAGCCGGGTGCCACCTACGCACAGCGACGCGAAGTCCTCCGGGGCAAGCTGCGCGGTGTCGGCAAGGTCAGCGTAAGTCTCATCGAAAATGTCGCGGAGGCATACGCAAACGGTGACGTCGATGTAACGGTAGATAGCGCGGCCTATACGCTGACGATTACGTTTGTCGGCGTCTATGGCGTGCCGGACCAAATCGACGCGCTCAAAGCGAATCTACGCGATATCATTCCGGCGCACATGGCGATTGATTACGTGTTCCGTTACTACACTTACGCGGAGTTAACGGGCAGCGGCAAGACGTACGCGGACTTGACCGGATACACATACGACGACATTTATAATCGGAGGTTATGA
- a CDS encoding baseplate J/gp47 family protein → MAYEDQTSAAVLERMLGNSPPDVDHRPGSVTYDLESPAAIEVSLAYSELDNVLNYGFADTATGEYLDRRASEYGLTRKPSLKASGSVTFAGPAGTVIPAGTVVSTGGDTPVYFVTLGAVTIGGPTTTVLAEAQEGGAAGNVGIGAINTMTGDLVGIVTVTNAVNFSGGVDTESDADLYARYLERAQRPATSGNANQYRQWALEVPGVGSAIVYPIWAGPGTVKVVLLGADKTAPDQSVVDAVQQYIDPTQDGRGEGAAPVGPIVTVQAAVEVPINIAVDCDIEPGYTEDEVREQIETGVTAYLATLAFSDPLVRITRIANVILDVPRVIDYRDLTINGGTGNVLIADGEVAVLGTVTVT, encoded by the coding sequence ATGGCGTATGAGGATCAAACGTCAGCCGCGGTATTAGAGCGGATGCTTGGCAATTCGCCGCCTGACGTAGACCATCGTCCCGGCTCGGTAACTTACGATTTGGAGTCGCCGGCGGCCATCGAGGTATCACTCGCGTACTCCGAGCTGGACAACGTGCTTAATTACGGATTCGCGGATACGGCAACGGGCGAGTACCTGGACCGCCGCGCAAGTGAGTACGGATTGACGCGTAAGCCTTCACTTAAAGCCAGCGGTTCGGTTACGTTTGCGGGCCCGGCCGGTACCGTTATCCCTGCAGGCACCGTCGTATCAACTGGCGGGGACACTCCGGTCTATTTCGTTACACTCGGCGCGGTAACGATCGGCGGTCCGACGACTACCGTACTCGCGGAAGCGCAAGAAGGCGGCGCAGCGGGTAACGTCGGAATCGGCGCGATTAATACGATGACGGGCGACCTAGTCGGCATCGTCACGGTAACCAACGCGGTCAATTTTAGCGGCGGGGTGGATACGGAGTCGGATGCGGACTTGTACGCGCGATACCTCGAACGGGCACAGCGGCCAGCCACGTCCGGCAACGCGAATCAATACCGCCAATGGGCGCTCGAAGTGCCCGGCGTAGGCAGCGCGATCGTGTATCCGATTTGGGCCGGGCCCGGCACGGTCAAAGTCGTATTGCTCGGCGCAGATAAAACGGCTCCGGATCAATCCGTAGTTGACGCGGTTCAACAGTACATCGACCCAACGCAGGATGGGCGCGGAGAGGGAGCGGCCCCGGTTGGACCGATTGTTACCGTGCAGGCGGCGGTAGAGGTGCCGATTAACATTGCGGTCGATTGCGATATCGAGCCGGGCTACACGGAGGACGAAGTACGCGAGCAGATTGAAACGGGAGTTACCGCTTATCTGGCAACGCTGGCCTTTTCGGACCCACTCGTACGGATCACGCGGATTGCAAACGTCATTCTCGATGTGCCGCGCGTTATCGATTACCGCGATCTTACGATTAACGGCGGGACCGGTAACGTGCTGATTGCGGACGGCGAGGTTGCGGTGCTCGGGACGGTGACGGTTACGTGA
- a CDS encoding DUF2634 domain-containing protein — protein MALSPLAVIPEDEAVTTEDFVQPIKTYALNVETGEMGGMIDGIDAIEQFIYKAIRTARYRFAIYDDDYGSEIDALIGQDVSPELLETEIPRAIEDALIYDDRILAVRDFTLTREADKLFVSFFVDIDNDTIPVEVALDGV, from the coding sequence ATGGCGCTTAGTCCCTTAGCGGTGATTCCTGAAGATGAGGCCGTAACCACGGAAGATTTCGTTCAGCCGATCAAAACGTACGCGCTTAATGTTGAAACAGGCGAAATGGGCGGAATGATTGACGGTATCGACGCGATTGAGCAGTTCATTTACAAAGCGATCCGGACTGCGCGTTACCGATTTGCGATATATGACGACGATTACGGCTCGGAGATCGACGCGCTTATCGGACAGGACGTATCGCCCGAGCTTTTGGAAACGGAAATACCGCGTGCCATTGAGGACGCGCTTATATACGACGACCGCATTTTGGCGGTGCGTGATTTTACGTTAACGAGGGAGGCGGACAAATTGTTCGTCTCTTTTTTCGTTGACATTGACAACGATACGATTCCGGTGGAGGTGGCGCTAGATGGCGTATGA
- a CDS encoding DUF2577 family protein, translating into MALETIDGGGVSKLRDIVRQLGYNKDVDVEFGTVIAPLPDISVKLDNANFELEAEDIVVPEHLAGYKRKVKINGADAEIEFEPVLEPGDRVIVLMFNAGQDYLLFDRWGGIDDGA; encoded by the coding sequence ATGGCACTCGAAACTATTGACGGCGGCGGCGTAAGTAAATTGCGCGATATCGTCCGGCAACTCGGATACAACAAGGACGTGGACGTCGAGTTCGGCACGGTCATCGCGCCACTTCCGGACATTAGCGTAAAACTCGATAACGCAAATTTCGAGTTGGAGGCCGAGGATATCGTAGTCCCCGAACACTTGGCCGGATATAAACGCAAAGTAAAGATCAACGGGGCGGACGCGGAGATCGAGTTTGAGCCGGTGCTAGAGCCGGGCGACCGCGTTATAGTTCTCATGTTTAACGCAGGGCAGGATTATTTACTATTCGACCGATGGGGAGGCATAGACGATGGCGCTTAG
- a CDS encoding LysM peptidoglycan-binding domain-containing protein, producing the protein MARGKPQFWLKYNNNAEVLWLPVNPETINATSTYGYEDVNVSNLGEYTILGSNRQKEFSVESFFPRDYNRSYCQYKALKDPWTIVKTIERWQKSGRPVRFIVTNTPINIAVTIRSFSYEERGGEPGDVYYTLQLKEYTFIPSAKKSDPNADKTNISKAKVTTEPARESNRVIPSSYTVKSGDSLFKIAAKVYGKGDRWREIYAKNKAIIGNDPNRLKPGQKLVIPK; encoded by the coding sequence TTGGCGAGAGGCAAGCCGCAATTTTGGCTCAAATATAACAACAACGCTGAGGTCCTGTGGCTTCCGGTCAATCCGGAGACCATTAACGCGACCTCAACGTATGGCTACGAGGACGTTAACGTATCCAATCTCGGAGAGTATACGATCCTCGGCAGCAATCGACAAAAGGAGTTCTCGGTAGAATCGTTTTTCCCGCGCGATTATAATCGGTCATACTGTCAGTACAAGGCGCTAAAGGACCCGTGGACTATCGTTAAAACTATCGAGCGGTGGCAGAAGTCGGGCCGTCCCGTTCGCTTCATCGTCACGAATACGCCGATCAATATCGCGGTCACGATTCGGTCGTTTTCGTATGAGGAGCGCGGCGGCGAGCCTGGCGACGTCTATTACACGCTGCAGCTCAAGGAGTATACGTTCATCCCGTCCGCGAAAAAGTCGGACCCGAACGCAGACAAAACGAATATATCCAAAGCGAAGGTAACAACGGAGCCAGCGCGCGAATCGAATCGCGTAATTCCGTCGTCATATACCGTCAAGTCCGGCGACTCGCTGTTTAAGATCGCGGCGAAAGTGTACGGAAAGGGCGATAGGTGGCGCGAGATTTACGCCAAAAACAAGGCGATTATCGGCAATGATCCCAATCGACTTAAGCCCGGACAAAAGCTGGTGATTCCGAAATGA
- a CDS encoding phage tail tape measure protein — protein sequence MSFDITGTLRIIDQATRPLRSMTSSIMKFGVAAAGIGAVAGTFAVVGDSIKKAMDFESQMQTIKALTGASADEMGRLNALALEQGALTKYSALEAAQGMEELLKSGLTVDQVENGGLNAALNLATAGSLELADAAEIMSTALNAYSKDNMTAAEASDILAGTANASATSVQELRYSLSAVSAVAAGVGMTFKDTNTALGLFANNGLKGSDAGTSLKTMLANLVPMTDKAYALFEEFNLLTVDTNASLEFLASKGIKSTGTSLEQVTSDVEKYVAGLKGLKVGSSKAAKETQKFLMANNLIHSAFYDERGEIKKLTEVAGILQDRFKDLTGEQRQYYMYQLFGSDAIRAGNILFKEGAEGVQKFYDEMGKVTALQVAEEKMNSAAGAVEQFRGAVETLQISALTPLMPVIRRLAGKAAKMVAEWTPQITAAVENMVSTATKYVEDNFINNPEFKNLPDLESKIQFTFGKIGEAFNLWWEGGGKQKTESVTKAMVGFVINVTESMTPQIVAVALKIGGAIVTGIMQGIKDNLNVVDLMNPFKREMEKFYAEYSNAEKLKNNLDKWSKENPGKPMIEGGTIGPSSQPDSLWGKFTNAIGFSGGLDNVPYNNYPARLHEGEMVLTSAEARAYRQGNGGSPSVVITGNTFNVRSDGDIEAIANALAVRLAM from the coding sequence ATGTCGTTTGACATAACGGGTACGTTACGGATTATTGACCAAGCTACGCGGCCTTTGCGCAGCATGACGTCAAGCATTATGAAATTCGGAGTCGCCGCGGCAGGAATCGGAGCCGTTGCGGGCACATTTGCGGTTGTCGGCGATAGTATCAAAAAAGCGATGGATTTCGAATCGCAGATGCAGACGATCAAGGCGTTAACTGGCGCGTCTGCCGACGAGATGGGGCGCCTTAATGCGTTGGCACTCGAACAAGGCGCACTGACGAAATACTCTGCGCTAGAGGCTGCGCAGGGTATGGAGGAGTTGCTAAAATCCGGCCTTACCGTTGATCAAGTCGAAAACGGCGGTCTTAATGCTGCGCTCAACCTGGCGACAGCCGGATCGCTTGAACTCGCGGATGCCGCCGAAATCATGTCGACTGCGCTTAACGCGTACAGCAAGGATAATATGACCGCGGCAGAGGCTTCGGATATACTTGCGGGAACTGCGAATGCTTCCGCTACTAGCGTACAGGAGTTGCGGTATTCCCTTTCAGCCGTATCTGCGGTTGCGGCCGGCGTAGGCATGACTTTTAAAGATACGAACACAGCACTCGGTTTGTTCGCGAATAACGGCCTTAAAGGTTCCGACGCAGGTACTTCGCTTAAAACAATGCTTGCCAACCTGGTCCCGATGACGGATAAAGCCTACGCATTGTTCGAAGAGTTCAACTTGTTAACAGTTGACACAAATGCGTCACTCGAATTTCTCGCAAGCAAAGGCATCAAATCAACCGGTACGTCGCTGGAGCAAGTAACTAGTGATGTTGAGAAATACGTCGCCGGCCTTAAAGGGCTGAAAGTTGGATCAAGCAAGGCCGCAAAAGAAACACAAAAGTTTCTTATGGCGAACAATCTTATCCATTCAGCCTTTTATGATGAACGTGGCGAAATTAAAAAGCTTACTGAGGTCGCCGGAATATTGCAAGACCGATTTAAAGACTTAACCGGTGAACAACGTCAGTACTACATGTACCAACTATTCGGCTCCGACGCTATTCGCGCGGGTAACATCTTGTTCAAAGAAGGCGCGGAAGGTGTTCAGAAGTTTTACGACGAGATGGGCAAAGTCACCGCGCTCCAAGTCGCAGAAGAGAAGATGAACAGCGCAGCCGGTGCGGTTGAGCAGTTCCGTGGCGCGGTCGAAACGTTGCAGATATCTGCGTTGACTCCGTTGATGCCTGTTATCCGGAGATTGGCGGGTAAAGCTGCGAAAATGGTTGCCGAATGGACTCCGCAGATCACCGCGGCCGTCGAGAACATGGTAAGCACAGCGACCAAGTACGTTGAAGATAACTTCATCAACAACCCTGAATTTAAAAACCTGCCCGATCTTGAGAGCAAGATTCAATTCACCTTCGGTAAAATCGGTGAGGCATTCAACTTGTGGTGGGAAGGCGGCGGTAAGCAAAAGACCGAGTCCGTCACAAAGGCAATGGTCGGGTTTGTCATCAATGTGACTGAGTCCATGACTCCGCAAATCGTAGCGGTTGCTCTTAAGATTGGTGGCGCGATTGTCACGGGGATTATGCAGGGTATCAAGGACAATCTCAACGTCGTCGACCTTATGAACCCGTTTAAACGAGAGATGGAAAAGTTCTACGCGGAATACAGTAACGCGGAAAAACTTAAAAACAATCTCGACAAATGGAGTAAGGAGAATCCTGGGAAACCGATGATTGAAGGCGGGACCATCGGGCCGTCCTCGCAACCTGACAGCTTGTGGGGAAAATTTACAAACGCGATCGGATTTTCCGGCGGACTCGACAACGTTCCGTATAACAACTACCCGGCGCGCCTGCACGAAGGCGAAATGGTCCTTACGTCAGCCGAAGCGCGAGCATACCGTCAAGGTAACGGCGGCAGCCCATCGGTAGTTATCACGGGAAATACGTTTAACGTCCGGAGTGACGGCGACATCGAAGCGATTGCGAACGCGTTGGCCGTACGGCTGGCGATGTAA
- a CDS encoding phage tail tube protein encodes MTLDAKRVINGNYGQLFDEDGNWLSNVTSVEANIEIGMEEIKLAGTRWLGNKTTTLKGSGSINGYLVTSEWIEKMAQVTDDVSSPYVTELVVKLDDPESFGAYRVRLKNVTFDRIPVINFEVGSIVEQEYTFVFSGYEILESIRATA; translated from the coding sequence ATGACTTTGGACGCTAAACGCGTTATTAACGGTAACTACGGTCAACTATTCGACGAGGACGGTAACTGGTTGAGCAACGTCACGAGCGTTGAGGCCAATATCGAAATCGGCATGGAAGAGATCAAACTCGCCGGCACGCGCTGGCTCGGCAATAAAACGACCACGCTCAAGGGTAGCGGATCGATTAACGGATACCTCGTTACCTCCGAGTGGATCGAGAAGATGGCGCAAGTCACTGACGATGTGAGCTCGCCGTACGTAACGGAGCTTGTCGTTAAACTCGACGACCCCGAATCGTTTGGCGCGTATCGTGTGCGCCTGAAAAACGTGACATTCGACCGGATTCCGGTCATCAACTTCGAGGTCGGATCGATTGTCGAACAGGAATACACGTTTGTATTCTCCGGCTATGAAATCCTCGAATCTATCCGCGCGACAGCTTAA